The following proteins are co-located in the Dyadobacter chenwenxiniae genome:
- a CDS encoding ArnT family glycosyltransferase gives MGFVYWLAFLLFLYSISFVAKKIAQPSLAEWLIVCFMLFVGSVIPAGFVLSALDLTAQTWAWIMATFVALSLHYVIWTSLIQSQPSYSIRDVIANRAETFRFWTKELSVYLKTIFFFMFGTIAVIAVTNLILVLFTVPNEWDSMTGHLNRAIRYIQHGTMAHFGGTNWNMDTYPKSLTTIQIYSYLISGKIENAFKLIHHTSYYITLVCVFGIAQRIGRNLSASFFCALAYGMFLNFLMQAVTTETDIVLTAYLSCLLYFLFTYYSTRNNKYLYLSGLAFGVVFGHKITFALLLPSVFVIMLYTVFLAPDFKVFFHRFWKLAAAISLAMLVYTFPTGYIKNIMVFGHPIGPPTALKHQSVERFGTLSNLFEQGSRNVVRYTYEFCNLDGIRNAQWGYDLNTTIRKPLVILEDKLRMRLDEETEYAIVPFSFQRRFDNFNANPYWGVFGFALILPLIFFTLIRVFRSRVHSFLALAFCLHFAAISYSAVYDPFKGRYFIETGLFGVLFLLLLFSNHRLSILKPRRNVWKGYIMLVVGLACVSAVMSVYLNIRCLPIAAYGYKSALQTDRIHLQTFARPDITKAYQTFDSIVPKDATVALATINDDFEYPLYGEDLSRKLISINPFEQGLKPIPKDADYLFYAKSVINDTSRIKSLPTDIRLGSDTTITNVAVQGEDYYLRKLK, from the coding sequence ATGGGTTTTGTTTACTGGCTTGCCTTCTTACTGTTTTTATACAGCATTAGTTTCGTTGCAAAAAAAATAGCCCAGCCGTCCCTGGCAGAATGGCTCATTGTTTGTTTCATGCTATTCGTGGGAAGCGTCATCCCGGCAGGTTTTGTACTATCTGCATTAGATCTTACCGCACAAACCTGGGCATGGATCATGGCCACATTCGTTGCCTTAAGCCTGCATTATGTAATCTGGACCTCGTTGATCCAGTCACAGCCCTCCTACTCCATTCGTGACGTCATTGCCAACAGGGCAGAAACCTTCCGGTTTTGGACAAAGGAGCTTTCCGTTTATCTGAAAACAATATTTTTCTTCATGTTTGGCACCATTGCTGTGATCGCAGTGACCAACCTCATTCTCGTGCTTTTCACGGTGCCAAATGAATGGGACAGCATGACAGGCCATTTGAACCGAGCCATCCGATACATTCAACATGGCACAATGGCTCATTTCGGAGGGACGAACTGGAATATGGACACTTATCCCAAAAGTCTCACAACGATCCAGATTTACAGTTATCTGATCAGCGGAAAGATCGAAAATGCGTTCAAACTAATTCACCATACTTCCTATTACATCACGCTCGTTTGCGTGTTTGGAATTGCGCAGCGCATCGGCCGGAACTTATCTGCAAGTTTCTTTTGCGCACTGGCTTACGGCATGTTCTTGAACTTCTTAATGCAGGCTGTAACCACCGAAACGGACATTGTTTTAACCGCTTACCTAAGCTGCCTGCTTTATTTCCTTTTCACCTATTACAGCACGCGCAACAACAAATATTTGTATTTATCAGGCCTCGCGTTCGGGGTGGTTTTCGGGCATAAAATAACTTTTGCATTGTTATTACCGTCCGTTTTTGTAATCATGCTTTACACGGTGTTCCTGGCACCGGATTTTAAAGTGTTTTTTCACAGATTCTGGAAACTGGCGGCTGCTATTTCGCTTGCGATGCTCGTTTATACATTTCCGACAGGTTATATCAAGAACATTATGGTTTTCGGGCATCCCATAGGCCCGCCTACCGCATTAAAACATCAGTCTGTTGAGCGTTTTGGCACATTATCTAACCTTTTCGAACAGGGAAGCCGCAATGTAGTCCGTTACACCTACGAATTTTGTAACCTGGATGGCATTCGCAATGCACAGTGGGGATACGATTTAAATACAACCATTCGCAAGCCACTTGTCATTCTGGAAGACAAATTGCGCATGCGGCTGGACGAAGAGACCGAATATGCGATCGTACCTTTTTCTTTCCAGCGCCGGTTTGATAACTTCAATGCCAATCCATACTGGGGTGTTTTTGGTTTTGCGCTGATATTGCCATTGATATTTTTCACATTGATCCGCGTCTTCCGATCCCGCGTGCATTCGTTTTTAGCCCTGGCATTCTGCCTCCACTTTGCAGCGATCTCCTACTCTGCCGTTTACGATCCATTTAAAGGGAGATATTTTATAGAGACTGGCTTATTCGGCGTTCTATTCCTCTTATTGTTGTTTTCAAACCACCGGTTATCAATCCTTAAACCGCGACGGAACGTTTGGAAAGGATACATTATGCTTGTTGTCGGGCTGGCCTGCGTTTCGGCGGTGATGTCGGTTTATCTGAACATTCGCTGCCTTCCTATCGCAGCTTACGGGTATAAATCTGCGTTGCAAACCGACAGGATCCATTTGCAAACATTCGCGCGTCCCGACATTACGAAGGCATATCAGACATTTGATTCCATTGTTCCAAAAGACGCGACCGTTGCACTGGCGACCATTAATGATGATTTCGAATATCCGCTTTATGGCGAAGATCTTTCTCGTAAACTGATCAGCATTAATCCTTTTGAACAAGGTTTGAAACCGATTCCGAAGGACGCGGATTATCTTTTTTATGCCAAAAGCGTGATCAATGACACCAGCCGCATCAAATCTTTACCCACCGACATTCGTTTAGGGAGCGATACGACAATCACCAACGTGGCTGTCCAGGGAGAAGATTATTATCTCAGAAAGCTTAAATAG
- a CDS encoding DegT/DnrJ/EryC1/StrS family aminotransferase has product MINVTKTFLPDQEKYLQYVREIWERGYLTNNGPVLQELEAELKKYLGVDHLYFCGNGTIVLQIAIKALEISGEVITTPFSYVATSNAILWENCTPVFVDIDAQTFNINPALIEASITPATTGILATHVYGNPCDIEAIEVIAKKHNLKVIYDAAHAFGVTYKGKSLLSYGDLSTCSFHATKVFHTIEGGALISNHPELDKKLHLLRAFGHQGDEHYLYAGINGKNSEFHAAMGLVNLPLVKDIIAARKEVFDAYNSMLNWDVLYKPVISKDIEYNYAYYPVVFPSEQVMFRVMDALREEDVIPRRYFYPSLNTLSFMPRQIACPVSEDIALRVLSLPLYVGLPYSDIERISRIVNAHLLPE; this is encoded by the coding sequence ATGATTAACGTCACTAAAACCTTCTTACCAGACCAGGAAAAATATCTGCAATATGTTCGGGAAATTTGGGAACGCGGATATCTGACCAATAATGGTCCCGTTCTTCAGGAACTGGAAGCAGAATTAAAAAAATACCTGGGGGTTGACCACCTATATTTTTGCGGAAACGGAACGATCGTCCTTCAAATCGCCATTAAGGCGCTTGAAATTTCAGGCGAGGTGATTACAACGCCCTTTTCCTATGTTGCTACTTCCAATGCAATACTCTGGGAAAACTGCACACCCGTTTTCGTGGATATTGACGCTCAGACCTTTAATATAAATCCAGCGCTGATCGAGGCTTCAATCACGCCTGCTACAACTGGGATTCTTGCCACGCACGTTTATGGCAATCCATGCGACATTGAGGCCATTGAAGTCATTGCCAAAAAGCATAACCTGAAAGTAATTTACGACGCGGCGCATGCATTTGGCGTCACATATAAAGGCAAATCTCTGCTTTCCTATGGCGATTTAAGCACATGCAGCTTTCACGCCACCAAAGTTTTCCATACCATTGAAGGCGGAGCATTAATTTCAAATCATCCCGAGCTCGACAAGAAATTGCACCTTTTGCGTGCATTCGGCCATCAGGGCGATGAACATTATCTTTATGCTGGGATCAATGGCAAGAATTCCGAATTCCACGCAGCCATGGGTTTGGTAAATCTTCCCCTAGTGAAAGACATTATTGCTGCCCGCAAAGAAGTTTTTGATGCTTACAACAGCATGCTTAACTGGGATGTGCTTTACAAGCCGGTTATCAGCAAAGACATTGAATATAATTACGCCTATTACCCCGTTGTGTTTCCTTCCGAGCAAGTGATGTTCCGGGTTATGGATGCATTGCGTGAAGAAGATGTGATTCCGCGGCGCTATTTTTATCCTTCATTAAATACGCTGTCGTTCATGCCAAGGCAAATTGCTTGTCCGGTTTCTGAGGATATCGCGCTAAGAGTGTTAAGTTTGCCTTTATATGTTGGCCTTCCGTATTCTGATATAGAACGGATTTCCCGCATTGTTAATGCTCATTTATTACCAGAATAG
- a CDS encoding ABC transporter ATP-binding protein, with translation MPVIVAEDISKKYIIDHQRKNGSPSLRDIVTEQVDKMFSRKQNNSDFAEKEEFWALKDINFSIDQGDRIGIVGHNGAGKSTLLKILSRITEPTTGQIKIEGRIASLLEVGTGFHPELTGRENIFLNGAILGMAKSEIRQSFDAIVDFAGVEKFLDTPVKRYSSGMYVRLGFAIAAHLNPEILIVDEVLAVGDTEFQKKCLGKMRDVSESGRTLIFVSHNLTAIQALCNKSFYFEKGRLIDQGETTHIVTNYLSKVSHKTLEKHWDNIENAPGNDQVRVKRFKLFPEYQDDLNHIDVRTPINFQFEFWNLVEGASLNLSMHLYTFTGECIFNVGTQAETFSKGLVSGVCEIPGHFLNDGSYVVSMMIVKDTSTVLYNMEEALIFDIEDYRENVTWYGKWPGYIRPQLNFSIRQTEHVVND, from the coding sequence ATGCCTGTAATCGTAGCTGAAGACATCAGCAAGAAATATATTATAGACCATCAACGTAAAAATGGTTCTCCAAGCTTGCGTGATATTGTGACCGAACAGGTTGACAAAATGTTCTCGCGCAAGCAGAACAATTCCGATTTTGCCGAAAAAGAAGAATTTTGGGCATTAAAGGATATCAACTTTTCCATTGATCAAGGTGACCGAATCGGGATCGTGGGGCACAACGGCGCAGGGAAGTCAACACTATTGAAAATCCTCAGCCGCATCACGGAACCCACCACAGGCCAGATCAAGATCGAAGGCCGCATTGCCAGCTTGCTGGAAGTGGGAACCGGTTTTCATCCTGAACTGACAGGCCGCGAAAATATCTTCCTTAACGGTGCGATATTAGGAATGGCCAAAAGCGAGATCAGGCAGTCATTTGATGCCATTGTTGATTTTGCAGGTGTGGAAAAATTCTTGGATACACCGGTTAAAAGATATTCCTCAGGGATGTATGTGCGGCTCGGTTTTGCTATCGCAGCGCACCTTAACCCTGAAATCCTGATCGTAGACGAAGTTTTAGCGGTTGGCGACACCGAATTCCAGAAGAAATGTCTTGGCAAGATGCGTGATGTTTCCGAAAGCGGAAGAACATTGATTTTCGTAAGCCATAACCTGACTGCCATTCAAGCCCTTTGCAACAAATCCTTTTATTTTGAAAAAGGAAGGTTGATTGATCAGGGTGAAACTACACATATCGTTACCAATTATCTGAGCAAGGTTTCTCATAAAACGCTTGAAAAGCATTGGGACAACATTGAAAATGCGCCGGGTAACGATCAGGTCCGTGTCAAAAGATTTAAGCTTTTCCCTGAATATCAGGACGATCTGAACCACATCGACGTCCGTACGCCTATCAATTTCCAATTTGAATTCTGGAACCTGGTTGAAGGCGCAAGCCTGAACCTGAGCATGCACTTGTATACGTTTACAGGTGAGTGTATCTTCAATGTGGGAACGCAGGCTGAAACTTTTTCCAAAGGCCTCGTAAGCGGCGTTTGTGAAATTCCAGGCCATTTCCTGAACGACGGTTCCTATGTGGTTTCTATGATGATTGTAAAGGACACCAGCACCGTTCTCTACAACATGGAAGAAGCCCTTATTTTTGATATTGAGGATTATCGTGAAAATGTAACCTGGTATGGCAAATGGCCCGGATATATTCGCCCTCAACTTAATTTTTCCATTCGCCAAACTGAACATGTAGTGAATGATTAA
- a CDS encoding ABC transporter permease, producing MATQHSITIKAGGSEKDYWKDLWLNRQLLWILSKRDISVRYKQTLLGIAWSVLRPIMTMTVMVFVFSYLAKIKSDPGVPYPLMVLSGLTIWTFFANTFTQISNSILINGNLVSKVYFPRLLMPLSSIAVGFVDFLIAFGIFMVMTLFFKHPISWNIVFLPCFILLTFITSLGFGLFFAVLNVRFRDIGQLIPFLVQVGMYAVPVAYSSTLAKGTWFEKYYNLNPLVGIIDGFRWCLLGDKAYFNPQSLYSTTIISFSILILSLIYFRKKEKTFVDHI from the coding sequence ATGGCAACTCAACACTCAATTACAATAAAAGCAGGCGGATCCGAGAAGGATTATTGGAAAGATCTTTGGCTCAACAGGCAGTTACTCTGGATTTTGTCAAAGCGCGACATTTCAGTTCGTTATAAACAAACCCTGCTAGGTATTGCTTGGAGCGTTTTAAGACCCATAATGACCATGACTGTCATGGTCTTTGTTTTTAGTTATCTTGCCAAAATCAAAAGTGATCCTGGCGTCCCCTACCCGCTGATGGTTCTGAGCGGACTCACAATCTGGACTTTCTTTGCGAATACATTTACGCAGATCAGCAACAGTATCCTTATTAATGGGAATCTGGTTTCCAAAGTGTACTTCCCAAGGCTGCTGATGCCGTTGAGCTCCATAGCTGTCGGTTTTGTTGACTTTCTGATCGCTTTCGGGATATTTATGGTGATGACACTGTTCTTCAAACATCCCATAAGCTGGAACATTGTATTTCTTCCTTGCTTCATTTTACTTACATTTATTACAAGTTTGGGGTTTGGCCTGTTCTTTGCGGTTTTGAACGTTCGCTTTCGGGATATCGGTCAGTTAATTCCATTTTTAGTACAAGTTGGAATGTACGCCGTGCCAGTTGCTTACAGCAGCACACTTGCAAAAGGAACATGGTTTGAAAAATATTATAACCTGAATCCCCTGGTTGGTATTATCGATGGTTTTCGTTGGTGCTTGCTGGGTGACAAAGCATATTTTAATCCCCAAAGTCTTTACTCGACGACAATAATTTCCTTTTCGATATTGATATTGTCTTTGATTTATTTCCGTAAAAAAGAAAAAACTTTCGTGGATCATATCTGA